A genomic segment from Abyssibacter profundi encodes:
- a CDS encoding DUF6776 family protein: MAPRIVIDEREPRPWLRWAIAGAVAVVVGLLLWGGYGLALSVAGGDWAKMRARAQDLASERTALQEQAAQLERENQRLREQLTFTERSAEIDQMACATVRASLKELESELAELREQVVFYRDIVQPDETRAGLRVHAVSLRALSEERHFTTVVTLVQSVRGNRSVSGRASIVIDGLQGDEPLRLNLGELKSGDAGGFDFSFKFFQEIAVDFALPEGFIPSRMVISADPQGANNRIERQFDWDEILRG, translated from the coding sequence ATGGCCCCGCGCATTGTCATCGATGAGCGCGAGCCGCGCCCCTGGTTGCGTTGGGCCATCGCGGGCGCCGTGGCGGTGGTCGTGGGCCTGTTGCTCTGGGGTGGGTACGGCCTGGCCTTGAGCGTGGCCGGTGGGGATTGGGCGAAGATGCGTGCCCGTGCCCAGGACCTGGCCAGTGAACGCACTGCCCTACAGGAACAGGCAGCCCAGTTAGAGCGCGAGAATCAGCGGCTGCGAGAGCAGCTGACCTTCACCGAGCGCTCTGCCGAAATCGATCAAATGGCTTGTGCCACAGTGCGGGCGTCGCTCAAGGAGTTGGAGTCCGAGCTTGCGGAACTGCGAGAGCAGGTGGTGTTCTACCGCGACATCGTCCAGCCGGATGAAACGCGGGCAGGCCTGCGTGTACATGCGGTCAGCCTACGTGCATTGTCCGAGGAACGGCACTTCACGACGGTTGTCACCCTGGTCCAGTCTGTGCGAGGCAATCGTAGCGTCTCCGGCCGAGCCAGCATCGTGATCGATGGACTGCAGGGTGACGAGCCGCTTCGGTTAAACTTGGGGGAACTCAAGTCAGGTGATGCCGGCGGCTTCGATTTCTCCTTCAAGTTTTTTCAGGAGATTGCCGTCGATTTCGCGCTTCCCGAGGGGTTTATTCCATCACGCATGGTGATTTCGGCGGACCCTCAAGGCGCGAACAACCGGATCGAGCGCCAGTTCGACTGGGACGAGATTTTACGAGGGTGA